The following proteins come from a genomic window of Mycolicibacterium rufum:
- a CDS encoding MaoC family dehydratase N-terminal domain-containing protein, producing the protein MADASLIGTQLGRTTFPVDRSKVREFALSLGDRDPIYQDVSAARAAGFGAIPAPPTFVVSSAHWRADDDMFGALGLDLRRVLHGECGWEYFAPVFVGDELTETRRVSNVTSREGKRGGIMTIVTIETDFTNQRDELVVRQTDVLIETGGSTQ; encoded by the coding sequence GTGGCTGACGCATCGCTCATCGGGACGCAACTCGGGAGGACCACGTTTCCCGTCGACCGGTCCAAAGTGCGCGAGTTCGCACTTTCGCTCGGCGACCGCGACCCGATCTACCAGGACGTCTCGGCCGCCCGCGCCGCCGGCTTCGGCGCGATCCCCGCTCCTCCGACCTTCGTCGTCTCCTCGGCTCACTGGCGCGCCGACGACGACATGTTCGGCGCCCTCGGGCTCGACCTGCGACGCGTACTGCACGGTGAGTGCGGCTGGGAGTATTTCGCGCCGGTGTTCGTCGGCGACGAGCTCACCGAGACTCGTCGGGTGTCGAACGTGACCAGCCGCGAGGGGAAGCGCGGCGGCATCATGACAATCGTGACGATCGAGACCGACTTCACCAACCAGCGCGACGAACTCGTCGTGCGCCAGACCGACGTCTTGATCGAAACCGGAGGCTCCACCCAATGA
- a CDS encoding PaaI family thioesterase: protein MQFTTFNEQVAEQLKSAAETTGGLAGYLGFRHTEFTAGRLVAEMDARDDLKTPFGNLHGGCLSAMVDHCLGVVFYPVIPLGSWVATTEFKLNLLRPVSSGTCVATAEIIALGRTSGVARIDISNDGRAVCAAQGTVTVVAPKTNS from the coding sequence GTGCAATTCACCACGTTCAACGAACAGGTCGCTGAGCAACTAAAGAGCGCAGCAGAAACCACGGGCGGGCTGGCCGGTTACCTCGGCTTCCGTCACACCGAATTCACTGCGGGACGGCTCGTCGCGGAGATGGACGCACGCGACGACCTGAAGACGCCTTTCGGCAACCTGCATGGGGGCTGCTTATCGGCCATGGTCGACCACTGCCTCGGAGTGGTGTTCTATCCCGTGATTCCACTGGGATCCTGGGTCGCGACAACTGAGTTCAAACTGAATCTGCTTCGTCCGGTCTCCAGCGGCACCTGCGTAGCCACAGCCGAGATCATCGCGCTGGGCAGAACCAGCGGGGTGGCGCGTATCGACATCAGCAACGACGGCAGAGCGGTGTGTGCGGCCCAGGGAACCGTCACCGTCGTCGCACCGAAGACGAACTCCTGA
- a CDS encoding NAD(P)/FAD-dependent oxidoreductase: MTPERAVIVGASHAGAQLAANLRREGWAGEVVLIGDEGGLPYHRPPLSKGYLAGKNGLDDLLIRGADFYEKQNIRLLNATVEAIHRSAKRVSLSTGDTLTYTKLALCTGARARRLPTPGVDLPGIHYLRTAADVELIRAAATPGRRVVIVGGGYIGLETAASLCSLGMNVTVLEATERVLERVTAPEVSAFYTRIHRGEGVEIRTHALVEAFFGNGGVQEVVLADGESIPADLVIVGVGVVPNTELASAAGLSVDNGIVIDDQARTSDPDIVAAGDCTSHTMARYGSRIRLESVSSAGEQAKIAAATICGKHSAIAALPWFWSDQYDLKLQIAGLNAGYDEVLLSGDPSRERDFSCFYFREGELIAADCVNRPRDFMSSKRAISQQLRVDRSELLAGSI, encoded by the coding sequence ATGACTCCTGAACGAGCAGTGATCGTCGGCGCGAGCCACGCCGGCGCGCAGTTGGCAGCTAATCTTCGAAGGGAGGGGTGGGCTGGGGAGGTCGTGCTCATCGGCGACGAGGGGGGACTGCCCTACCACAGGCCTCCGTTGTCGAAGGGATACCTGGCCGGCAAGAACGGCCTCGACGACCTCCTGATTCGCGGCGCTGATTTCTACGAAAAGCAGAACATTCGACTCTTGAATGCGACCGTGGAGGCGATCCACCGGAGTGCCAAGCGTGTGTCTCTGAGCACCGGCGACACGCTGACGTACACCAAGCTCGCGTTGTGCACCGGCGCAAGGGCCAGACGACTCCCCACACCAGGGGTGGATCTTCCCGGAATTCACTACCTGCGTACCGCTGCAGACGTCGAGTTGATCCGTGCCGCCGCTACACCGGGTCGGAGGGTTGTGATCGTGGGCGGCGGTTACATCGGGTTGGAAACGGCGGCCTCGCTGTGTTCGCTCGGCATGAACGTCACCGTCCTCGAGGCAACCGAGCGTGTACTCGAACGGGTCACCGCGCCGGAGGTTTCCGCGTTTTACACGCGAATCCACCGCGGCGAGGGAGTGGAGATCCGAACACACGCTCTCGTCGAAGCCTTCTTCGGTAACGGTGGGGTGCAGGAGGTGGTGCTGGCTGACGGCGAATCGATCCCCGCCGACTTGGTCATCGTCGGCGTCGGTGTGGTGCCGAACACCGAGCTCGCCTCGGCCGCAGGATTATCCGTCGACAACGGCATCGTGATCGACGACCAGGCCCGCACCAGCGACCCCGACATCGTGGCCGCCGGCGACTGCACCAGCCACACCATGGCTCGATACGGTTCGCGTATTCGTTTGGAATCCGTATCGAGCGCCGGCGAGCAGGCCAAGATCGCTGCGGCGACAATCTGCGGAAAACACAGCGCAATCGCTGCGCTTCCGTGGTTCTGGTCCGACCAGTACGATCTCAAACTCCAGATTGCCGGTCTCAACGCCGGGTACGACGAAGTGTTGCTCAGTGGTGACCCGTCGCGTGAGCGTGACTTCAGCTGCTTCTACTTCCGCGAGGGCGAACTCATCGCCGCCGACTGCGTCAATCGTCCTCGGGATTTCATGTCCAGTAAGCGCGCCATCAGCCAGCAACTTCGGGTTGACCGCTCAGAGCTCCTCGCCGGCTCGATCTGA
- a CDS encoding helix-turn-helix domain-containing protein produces MKLDDSGMPALAFLQMLDSEALGHDASIALRSIMVREHVTESMLVGRDAQVPLRWFREIYSDFDCDQGTRLGFAFAEHAKLTSFGALSVPLVSAGSVAEVVELLAYLPVITTALSPTFHSTERGLTIGLTGRTGDAGLNCLAVTYGGLALLRLLDMLAGAVPNIELHLSHSAPESWVLHDEVLAGRIFFDAPSSFVHVPAASLEEVCRFSDPVAYRIAVTDLQRTLDQRRDTSVSEKVRDLLEKDPGKTNISRTAGELSISPSTLKRRLSEEGTTFRELRQSFLRERAILRLLDRSVSVSEIAAELGYADLTNFTHAFKRWTGRSPRHFRKTRD; encoded by the coding sequence GTGAAACTCGACGACTCGGGTATGCCAGCGCTGGCTTTCCTGCAGATGCTGGACAGTGAGGCGCTGGGGCATGACGCCAGCATTGCGCTCCGCAGCATCATGGTTCGCGAGCACGTCACCGAGTCGATGTTGGTGGGTCGCGACGCGCAGGTCCCCTTACGGTGGTTCAGGGAGATATATTCCGATTTCGATTGTGATCAGGGAACCCGTCTGGGTTTCGCGTTCGCTGAACACGCCAAACTGACGTCCTTTGGGGCACTCAGTGTTCCCTTGGTCAGCGCGGGCTCGGTAGCCGAGGTTGTCGAGTTGCTTGCTTATCTGCCGGTGATCACCACAGCCCTCAGCCCGACGTTCCATTCGACGGAACGCGGCCTCACGATCGGGCTCACCGGTCGCACCGGTGACGCGGGCCTGAACTGCCTGGCCGTCACGTACGGTGGGCTGGCGCTGTTGCGTCTGCTCGACATGCTCGCGGGTGCCGTACCGAATATTGAACTGCATCTGAGTCATTCAGCGCCGGAGTCGTGGGTTCTTCATGACGAAGTGTTGGCGGGTCGGATCTTCTTCGACGCCCCCAGCTCGTTCGTCCACGTTCCCGCGGCGTCGCTCGAGGAGGTCTGTCGATTCTCCGATCCTGTGGCGTACCGGATTGCCGTCACCGATTTGCAGCGAACTCTCGATCAACGACGTGACACGTCGGTCTCCGAAAAAGTAAGGGACCTGCTCGAGAAAGATCCCGGAAAAACGAACATCAGCCGGACGGCGGGCGAGCTCTCGATATCCCCGAGCACGTTGAAGCGGCGCCTCAGCGAAGAGGGGACCACCTTTCGAGAATTACGTCAGTCGTTCTTGCGGGAGCGAGCAATTCTGCGACTTCTCGACAGATCGGTGTCTGTAAGCGAGATCGCGGCAGAACTCGGGTACGCGGACCTCACGAACTTCACACATGCCTTCAAACGGTGGACCGGTCGGTCACCGCGCCACTTCAGAAAAACGCGCGACTGA
- a CDS encoding TetR/AcrR family transcriptional regulator, with protein sequence MREKVLRATRELAIEKGWDQVRMSEVAESVGVSRPTLYKEFGDKQGLGDALVVSEGQRFMEGILAVLAEHVGDVRGGITAAVQFTLCEAEDSPLLKAVLTSNPSGNDRGGSSSTGVLPLLPTSASLLQLCSAALITWFNDHFDDLDPEDVEEVADVLVRLTVSHVVLPAADIATTGERISRVALRYLGVVHSL encoded by the coding sequence GTGCGCGAAAAGGTTTTGAGGGCGACACGAGAACTCGCCATCGAGAAGGGCTGGGATCAGGTCCGGATGAGCGAGGTTGCCGAATCGGTCGGCGTCTCCCGCCCGACGTTGTACAAAGAGTTCGGCGACAAACAGGGGCTCGGCGACGCGCTTGTGGTGTCGGAGGGCCAGCGCTTTATGGAAGGCATTCTTGCCGTCCTTGCCGAACACGTGGGCGACGTGCGGGGCGGCATCACCGCAGCGGTGCAATTCACCCTCTGTGAAGCAGAAGACAGCCCGCTCCTCAAGGCAGTTCTGACGTCCAACCCTTCGGGGAATGATCGCGGTGGCTCGTCGTCTACTGGAGTCCTACCTCTTCTGCCGACGTCGGCTTCCCTGCTTCAGCTTTGCTCCGCGGCTCTGATCACGTGGTTTAACGACCACTTCGACGATCTCGATCCCGAAGACGTTGAGGAGGTCGCAGATGTTCTGGTGCGACTGACAGTGAGTCATGTTGTACTCCCAGCCGCGGACATCGCCACCACCGGTGAGCGGATCTCCCGCGTAGCACTCAGGTACCTGGGAGTTGTCCACAGTTTGTAA
- a CDS encoding dihydroxy-acid dehydratase produces MTTSPAPVALAIGDEMPTSQFGPLTRSHIVRYAGSGGDFNPIHHDEEFARAAGMPGVFGMGLLHGGVLAQRLTAWVGLANIRSFRIRFTGQVWPGDLLSFGGRVTGVREAGGQQVADLELVVTRQTGEPAIKGSAVVQVTR; encoded by the coding sequence ATGACGACATCCCCCGCGCCGGTGGCGTTGGCCATCGGCGACGAGATGCCGACCTCACAGTTCGGCCCGCTGACGCGCTCGCACATCGTTCGCTACGCCGGCTCCGGCGGCGACTTCAACCCGATCCACCACGACGAAGAGTTCGCCCGCGCGGCCGGCATGCCCGGTGTGTTCGGCATGGGACTGCTGCACGGCGGTGTGCTCGCGCAGCGGCTGACCGCCTGGGTGGGGCTGGCCAACATCCGCTCGTTCCGCATCCGGTTCACCGGTCAGGTATGGCCCGGTGACCTGCTCAGCTTCGGCGGCAGGGTCACCGGCGTGCGCGAGGCCGGAGGGCAGCAGGTGGCAGACCTCGAACTCGTGGTCACGCGCCAGACCGGCGAACCCGCGATAAAGGGGAGCGCCGTCGTGCAGGTGACCCGGTGA
- a CDS encoding TetR/AcrR family transcriptional regulator — protein MVSCAWASHNGVRSRHTGCVATRLLRWGAAAPTDRGSARDRLLDAAERCLESCGVVGTTMEDIGRTAGVSRATVYRYFPSREAVMSGVIIRAAERYLDRISPRIAAHADLGSALVDFVEYTVEAARREEIIGLLFGSDEELAGVGLAAGTSTSLFEIVTEFLRPIFTRHWSCVEPGVSVDDAAEWVVRTILSLLTVRGPRERSRDGLRAFLSRFLLPAILAGDHARPM, from the coding sequence ATGGTGTCATGTGCGTGGGCAAGTCACAATGGTGTGCGCTCGCGGCATACTGGCTGTGTGGCGACGAGGTTGTTGAGATGGGGCGCCGCCGCGCCGACAGATCGTGGGTCCGCTCGCGACCGGTTGCTCGATGCTGCCGAGCGGTGCCTCGAGAGTTGCGGTGTGGTGGGCACGACCATGGAGGACATCGGCAGAACAGCGGGTGTGTCCAGGGCAACGGTGTACCGCTACTTCCCCAGTCGGGAGGCGGTGATGTCGGGTGTCATCATTCGCGCCGCCGAGCGCTATCTCGACCGCATCAGCCCGCGGATCGCGGCGCACGCCGACCTGGGCTCCGCGCTCGTCGATTTCGTGGAATACACGGTTGAGGCCGCGCGCCGCGAAGAGATCATCGGATTGTTGTTCGGCAGCGACGAGGAACTCGCCGGCGTGGGTCTCGCGGCGGGGACCTCGACGTCCCTCTTCGAAATCGTCACCGAATTTCTGCGTCCCATCTTCACCCGACACTGGAGTTGCGTGGAACCGGGCGTCTCCGTCGACGACGCCGCCGAGTGGGTTGTCCGCACGATACTGAGCCTGCTGACTGTTCGAGGGCCGCGGGAGCGCAGTCGTGACGGACTCCGGGCGTTTCTGTCGAGGTTCCTCCTTCCCGCGATCCTGGCGGGTGACCACGCTCGACCGATGTGA
- a CDS encoding 2Fe-2S iron-sulfur cluster-binding protein, which translates to MAVVTFVSHDGEKYEAPLAEGQSLMQIAVNNAVPGIDGDCGGGAACGTCHVIVAPEWSDTVGLCGANEEEMLAMNPERQRTSRLSCQMSASEAWDGLTVELPEFQL; encoded by the coding sequence ATGGCAGTCGTCACCTTCGTCTCTCACGACGGCGAGAAGTACGAAGCCCCCTTGGCCGAAGGGCAGTCCTTGATGCAGATTGCGGTCAACAACGCGGTGCCCGGCATCGACGGCGATTGTGGAGGGGGAGCCGCATGCGGAACGTGCCACGTGATCGTCGCTCCCGAGTGGTCGGACACGGTGGGACTCTGCGGCGCCAACGAAGAGGAGATGCTCGCGATGAACCCCGAGCGTCAGCGGACGTCGAGGCTGTCTTGCCAGATGTCCGCCTCCGAGGCATGGGATGGCTTGACCGTCGAGCTACCTGAGTTCCAGCTCTGA
- a CDS encoding LLM class flavin-dependent oxidoreductase has product MTTYGVSVLGADLATLVETAEATDLAGFDAAWASEFYSRSGSISMAAMAARTKRCRIGSSILYGVGRSPLVLATEARDLDELSGGRVVLGLGNGTRRMMSDWHGVEDTSAPALRMEELVPLVRRIWNLHEGPVRHEGRFYRMNLVPTGDVAPPKRAIPIITAGVRPRMCEVAGRVADGLAGHPLFTTTYVEEVARPAVVRGAERAGRDPADIEIVSMVICAVHDDPQIARREAAQQIAFYSSVKTYEHVLDVSGFARQGAAIRDAFARRDLPAMFAAVTDDMIDAMAVAGTAAEVREGLRRYEGVLDHIVLYSPSIGLAPERIAENLGSLIRDCAPAFAGGKGDQSG; this is encoded by the coding sequence GTGACCACGTACGGGGTCTCGGTGCTCGGCGCGGACTTGGCCACCCTTGTCGAGACCGCCGAGGCTACCGACCTCGCCGGCTTCGACGCCGCCTGGGCCTCGGAGTTCTACTCGCGCTCCGGCTCGATCTCGATGGCCGCGATGGCCGCGCGCACAAAGCGCTGCCGCATCGGGTCGTCGATCCTGTATGGCGTCGGGCGCAGCCCGCTCGTGCTCGCCACCGAGGCGCGTGACCTCGACGAGCTTTCAGGCGGGCGCGTCGTACTCGGGCTCGGCAACGGCACACGCCGCATGATGAGCGACTGGCACGGCGTGGAGGACACCTCCGCTCCCGCTCTGCGCATGGAGGAGCTGGTCCCGCTCGTGCGTCGGATCTGGAACCTGCACGAGGGCCCCGTGCGCCATGAGGGGCGCTTCTACCGGATGAATCTCGTCCCAACCGGCGACGTCGCGCCGCCGAAGCGAGCGATCCCGATCATCACCGCGGGCGTGCGTCCGCGGATGTGCGAGGTGGCAGGGCGCGTAGCCGACGGGTTGGCTGGTCATCCGCTGTTCACCACGACCTACGTCGAGGAGGTCGCCCGCCCAGCCGTCGTGCGCGGTGCGGAGCGGGCCGGACGCGATCCCGCCGACATTGAGATCGTCTCGATGGTCATCTGCGCGGTGCACGACGACCCACAGATCGCACGTCGTGAGGCCGCGCAGCAGATCGCGTTCTACTCCTCGGTGAAGACCTACGAGCACGTGCTCGACGTCAGCGGTTTCGCCAGGCAGGGAGCGGCCATCCGCGACGCGTTCGCACGGCGTGACCTGCCGGCCATGTTCGCCGCGGTCACCGACGACATGATCGACGCGATGGCGGTGGCCGGTACCGCCGCCGAGGTCCGAGAAGGGCTGCGCCGCTACGAGGGCGTGCTGGACCACATCGTTCTCTACTCACCCTCGATTGGTCTCGCGCCCGAGCGCATCGCCGAGAACCTCGGCAGCCTCATTCGCGATTGTGCGCCGGCCTTCGCCGGCGGGAAAGGTGACCAGAGTGGCTGA
- a CDS encoding cytochrome P450, whose amino-acid sequence MSIPAAVAAKAQSAVPLELQIRGAHLYDKTRRWVTGTNDKKIFTETPIPPVEDVDIADIDLSNPFLYRQGRWKSYFERVRNEAPVHYQANSPFGPFWSVTRHADIIAVDKNHEAFSAEPFIIIGRPPRFLDIAMFIAMDPPQHDLQRASVQGVVAPKNLREMEGLIRSRVQEVLDDLPVDQPFNWVHHVSIELTARMLATLLDFPYEQRHKLVEWSDLATSMEQANGGPSDNDRVFRGMVDMAKGLSALWHDKAARTANGEQPGFDLITMLQANEDTKDLIDRPMEFLGNLVLLIVGGNDTTRNSMSGGVLALNQFPDQFEKLKANPDLIPNMVSEIIRWQTPLAYMRRVAKKDIMLNGQFIRKGDKVVMWYASGNRDERVFERADELIIDRSNARNHISFGFGVHRCMGNRLAELQLRILWEELLPRFENIEVVGEPEYVQSNFVRGISKLMVRLTPRPSA is encoded by the coding sequence ATGAGTATTCCCGCGGCAGTGGCCGCCAAAGCCCAGTCTGCCGTGCCTCTGGAGCTGCAAATCCGCGGCGCACACCTCTACGACAAGACACGCCGGTGGGTAACCGGAACCAATGATAAGAAGATCTTCACCGAGACGCCCATTCCTCCGGTCGAGGACGTCGATATCGCCGACATCGATCTCAGCAACCCGTTCCTCTACCGCCAAGGCCGCTGGAAGTCCTACTTCGAACGGGTGCGCAACGAGGCGCCGGTGCATTACCAGGCCAACAGTCCGTTCGGCCCGTTCTGGTCGGTGACCCGCCACGCGGACATCATCGCCGTCGACAAAAACCACGAGGCATTCTCCGCAGAGCCGTTCATCATCATCGGGCGACCGCCCCGCTTTTTGGACATCGCCATGTTCATCGCGATGGACCCGCCACAACACGACCTGCAGCGAGCTTCCGTCCAAGGGGTCGTCGCGCCGAAGAACCTGCGCGAGATGGAGGGGCTGATCCGCTCGCGCGTCCAGGAAGTGCTGGACGATCTACCGGTGGATCAGCCGTTCAATTGGGTGCACCACGTCTCCATCGAACTGACAGCGCGCATGCTCGCGACCCTGCTGGACTTCCCGTACGAGCAGCGGCACAAGCTCGTGGAATGGTCGGACCTCGCCACCTCCATGGAGCAAGCCAATGGTGGTCCGTCCGACAACGACAGAGTGTTTCGTGGGATGGTCGACATGGCAAAGGGGCTCAGCGCCCTCTGGCATGACAAGGCGGCCCGTACCGCCAACGGGGAGCAACCGGGCTTCGATCTGATCACGATGCTGCAGGCCAACGAGGACACAAAGGATCTCATCGACCGCCCGATGGAATTCCTCGGCAATTTGGTATTGCTGATCGTCGGGGGAAACGACACGACTCGCAACTCGATGAGCGGAGGGGTTCTCGCTTTGAACCAGTTCCCCGATCAGTTCGAGAAGTTGAAGGCGAACCCTGACCTGATTCCCAACATGGTATCCGAGATCATTCGCTGGCAGACCCCGTTGGCGTACATGCGCCGAGTCGCGAAAAAAGACATCATGTTGAACGGGCAATTCATCCGCAAGGGCGACAAGGTCGTGATGTGGTACGCCTCTGGTAACCGCGATGAGCGTGTCTTCGAGCGGGCCGATGAGTTGATCATCGATAGGAGCAACGCCCGCAATCACATCTCGTTCGGGTTCGGCGTGCACAGGTGTATGGGAAACCGACTTGCTGAGTTGCAGCTTCGAATCCTCTGGGAGGAATTGCTCCCTCGCTTTGAGAACATCGAGGTGGTCGGCGAACCCGAGTATGTGCAATCGAATTTCGTCAGGGGTATCAGCAAGCTGATGGTTCGCCTCACTCCCAGGCCGAGTGCATGA
- a CDS encoding Zn-ribbon domain-containing OB-fold protein produces MTAASSSLDGLHDPEALPPLTDVNRPYFAAAARGVLVFQRCANDHPFLYPRLVCPVCHDGELAWETAAGTGEIVSFAPVYRPPWDSFPRSEPYLVVLVRLDEGPQLLASLEGVAPDEVAIGARVRAVFERVNEDLGLVRFRLAAS; encoded by the coding sequence ATGACCGCAGCTTCGAGTTCTCTCGATGGTCTGCACGATCCTGAGGCGCTGCCGCCGCTGACCGATGTCAACCGTCCCTACTTCGCAGCAGCGGCCCGCGGTGTACTCGTCTTCCAGCGGTGCGCGAACGACCACCCTTTCCTCTACCCGCGGCTGGTGTGTCCCGTCTGCCATGACGGTGAGTTGGCCTGGGAGACCGCGGCGGGTACTGGTGAGATCGTCAGTTTCGCGCCGGTGTACCGCCCCCCGTGGGACTCGTTCCCGCGCAGCGAGCCGTACCTCGTCGTGCTCGTTCGTCTGGACGAGGGGCCGCAGTTGTTGGCCAGTCTCGAGGGCGTGGCCCCAGATGAAGTTGCGATCGGGGCGAGAGTGCGCGCAGTGTTCGAGCGGGTGAACGAGGACCTTGGGCTGGTCCGATTCAGGCTGGCGGCGTCGTGA
- a CDS encoding thiolase family protein: MPHDQPAIIGAAELAPGRNVPYTSTELHVRAAVAALADAGVVPDEVDGLVCAGPMTNEGSIFLSEDLMDYLGLHNLKLQMTCQLGGGTHLAMTRMASNVIARGEAETVLVVSAGKFPPIRDGGRELMALVSDHAFEMPYGPSVPALYGLIAQAWMHETGQGKADIAEVTASQDRWAALNPAAIAHRSQRLTVEDVLASRPIAGPFHFYHCSIPCEGGGALVLGSARRARAGKHRPVHLLGFGEGHTHGFLTSLARPGRTGAARSGPMAFERSGRAPADIDIALLYDAFASNPAMILEEAGFVKPGGAGDFYRGGCADPGGDLPVNTDGGLIRFGHTGTSSGISQILEGYWQLSGRAEGRQVPGADTAFVHSYGSMLCSHVSMVMEGAS; encoded by the coding sequence ATGCCACACGACCAGCCGGCCATCATCGGTGCCGCCGAACTCGCTCCAGGAAGAAACGTTCCGTACACCTCCACTGAATTGCATGTGCGCGCCGCGGTCGCGGCTCTCGCCGACGCAGGGGTGGTCCCAGACGAGGTCGACGGTCTCGTGTGCGCCGGGCCGATGACGAACGAGGGTTCGATCTTCCTGTCCGAGGACCTCATGGACTATCTCGGGCTGCACAACCTGAAACTTCAGATGACCTGTCAGCTTGGCGGCGGGACCCATCTGGCCATGACGCGCATGGCGAGTAACGTCATCGCCCGGGGCGAGGCCGAGACGGTGCTGGTCGTGTCGGCGGGCAAGTTTCCACCGATCCGCGATGGCGGGCGCGAACTGATGGCGCTGGTGAGTGACCACGCGTTCGAGATGCCCTACGGACCGTCCGTGCCGGCGCTGTACGGTTTGATCGCGCAGGCCTGGATGCACGAGACGGGACAGGGCAAGGCGGACATCGCCGAGGTCACCGCGTCGCAGGACCGGTGGGCCGCGCTGAATCCCGCGGCGATCGCGCACCGCTCACAACGCCTGACTGTGGAGGACGTGCTGGCGTCCCGCCCGATCGCCGGGCCGTTCCACTTCTACCACTGCTCGATTCCCTGCGAGGGCGGTGGCGCGCTCGTGCTGGGCTCGGCCCGCCGGGCTCGCGCGGGCAAGCACCGGCCGGTCCACCTGCTCGGCTTCGGAGAGGGTCACACCCACGGTTTTCTGACCTCGCTGGCCCGGCCGGGTCGTACCGGGGCCGCCCGTTCTGGTCCGATGGCCTTCGAGCGCTCCGGACGGGCGCCGGCCGACATCGACATCGCCTTGCTCTACGACGCCTTCGCCTCCAACCCGGCGATGATCCTTGAGGAGGCGGGTTTCGTGAAGCCCGGCGGGGCAGGCGATTTCTACCGTGGCGGCTGCGCCGATCCGGGCGGCGACCTGCCGGTGAACACCGACGGCGGCCTAATCCGGTTCGGGCACACCGGGACCTCCTCTGGCATTTCGCAGATCCTTGAGGGTTACTGGCAGTTGTCCGGTCGCGCCGAGGGCCGTCAGGTGCCCGGGGCGGATACCGCGTTCGTGCACAGCTACGGCTCGATGCTGTGCAGTCACGTCAGCATGGTGATGGAGGGAGCGTCATGA
- a CDS encoding alpha/beta fold hydrolase, whose product MSAKRTGDSSAPVVERVPTADGLTLAVDLYRCDAPRAVVLLLHGGGQSRHAWDVTAQRLHQRGYTVAAYDTRGHGDSDWDPDGRYDGDRLGSDLLAVRSYADSGRPVAAIGASLGGLTILGTHLLAPPDLWQAVVLVDVTPRMEMEGARRVVAFMSAHPEGFDSLESAADVIAAYNPHRPRPENLDGLRKVLARREDGRWAWRWDPAFVTSNFQFLQGDPDEGAKDFDMMSAFLLDGARQVSAPTLLVRGLLSDMVSEETVKHFLTVVPHAQTVDVSGAGHMIAGDNNDAFSTAVVEFLDRTI is encoded by the coding sequence ATGTCGGCAAAGAGAACAGGCGATTCGTCGGCTCCTGTGGTCGAGCGGGTGCCCACGGCGGACGGGCTGACGCTGGCGGTCGACCTCTACCGCTGTGACGCGCCGCGGGCGGTCGTGTTGCTCCTTCACGGCGGAGGTCAAAGCCGACACGCCTGGGACGTCACCGCCCAACGCCTGCACCAGCGGGGCTACACGGTGGCCGCGTACGACACCAGGGGACACGGGGACAGCGACTGGGACCCCGACGGACGCTATGACGGGGACCGGCTTGGATCCGACCTATTGGCCGTGCGCTCATACGCCGATTCCGGCCGCCCCGTCGCCGCGATCGGCGCCTCTCTGGGCGGCTTGACCATTCTCGGAACACACTTGCTCGCCCCGCCGGACCTATGGCAGGCCGTCGTGCTGGTTGACGTCACTCCGCGAATGGAGATGGAAGGCGCCCGAAGAGTCGTAGCGTTCATGTCGGCACACCCCGAAGGTTTCGACAGCCTAGAGTCGGCCGCTGACGTGATCGCCGCCTACAACCCGCACCGCCCTCGCCCCGAAAACCTCGACGGCCTCCGAAAAGTCCTCGCCCGTCGCGAAGACGGTCGCTGGGCCTGGCGATGGGATCCAGCTTTCGTGACGTCGAATTTCCAGTTCCTGCAGGGTGATCCAGACGAAGGCGCTAAAGACTTCGACATGATGAGCGCCTTCCTTCTCGATGGTGCCCGGCAGGTGTCCGCGCCAACGCTGCTGGTCCGGGGCCTACTATCTGACATGGTCTCCGAAGAGACAGTAAAGCATTTCCTCACCGTCGTTCCGCACGCGCAAACCGTTGACGTATCGGGCGCGGGACACATGATTGCCGGCGACAACAACGACGCATTCTCGACGGCGGTCGTCGAATTCCTCGACAGGACCATATGA